One Ktedonobacteraceae bacterium genomic region harbors:
- a CDS encoding CDP-alcohol phosphatidyltransferase family protein — protein MFSRRIQQRARELVALIMRPLARTGVTPNTLTLLGLLLSILTAVVIAQGWLLAGGLLMLFAGIFDMFDGAIARIRNAATTFGAFLDSTLDRYSESIILFGLLYYTLQRPALQDPLWPFHSEQPWMITLIYIAVVGSLLVSYTKARAEGLGLECKTGLLARPERVVILALGLLTGTTIWALILLAVFSNVTAIERIAHVWGITLRKPVATSEPVQISGSTGGDGQVSHFHLDTMQTGASDGLEPAPIPLANTWNPGSHSNVDGGPHRVNAEE, from the coding sequence ATGTTTAGCAGACGCATACAGCAACGAGCGCGAGAGTTAGTAGCTTTGATTATGCGGCCGCTTGCCCGGACAGGTGTTACTCCAAATACGCTCACCTTGCTGGGCTTGCTGCTGAGTATACTTACGGCTGTAGTGATAGCTCAGGGCTGGTTATTGGCCGGTGGCCTGCTGATGCTGTTTGCTGGCATCTTTGATATGTTCGATGGAGCGATAGCCCGTATCCGTAATGCCGCCACAACCTTTGGCGCTTTCCTTGATTCGACGCTTGACCGCTATTCGGAAAGTATCATCCTGTTTGGGTTACTCTATTACACTCTACAGCGGCCAGCCTTGCAAGACCCGCTCTGGCCCTTTCATTCTGAGCAACCCTGGATGATTACGCTGATATATATAGCAGTAGTCGGCTCATTACTGGTGAGTTATACAAAAGCGCGCGCCGAAGGGCTGGGACTGGAGTGTAAAACCGGACTGCTCGCTCGTCCCGAACGTGTCGTCATTCTGGCGCTTGGATTATTAACCGGTACCACTATCTGGGCATTGATCCTGCTGGCGGTCTTTTCAAATGTGACAGCGATAGAGCGTATCGCCCATGTATGGGGCATCACTCTACGCAAGCCCGTAGCAACGAGCGAACCTGTACAAATATCCGGGAGCACAGGGGGAGATGGACAGGTATCACATTTCCACCTGGATACGATGCAAACCGGAGCCTCAGATGGATTGGAACCGGCTCCTATCCCTCTTGCTAACACCTGGAATCCAGGGAGCCATAGCAATGTTGATGGTGGCCCTCACCGGGTAAATGCAGAGGAATAG
- a CDS encoding NYN domain-containing protein produces the protein MTTENTHPDNGDMQASAVEQLPASETPPTSDVAESGGEQVAATQSGTSDSVPEHGGQAAGSPTAEHDERHTQSEFAGTGSSDVEHQTPAIDTASSSEPSITPAAQMMAEEMFATTYPDQALSMAEGVVRPFTDFIEEFRQTEVNFGSFGQEPGAEAFAAFPSIAEPGSTQSPPVDEAAGTTAFVPEPPTVEEEQKAPAQEAKPVTNKERPVSPLLRPATRTRSRHGSSRQRESAAAATPERAGARPARGGQGTQEERDLSSVAQDAQTSPAAESAPAMPGVPQQEPATTGVPAEEQPKPARRYRFDRPAPTSPAVPTQHSVQPRPEEGKENRAPARSENGQALEREAQAARQNGGAAQHTEQQTAKQPSTQEPSAVNGEAAATPTPAPTPAHGRRHAQEHPHEKEKGQPSLASAVQADMTPATEGAESAAPVAQEVPPEELPPLEYSELQAATSRRRRRRRSGNASSPAASTTSTPASGVAGKPAPSEQPSLGSTTSGLAQGPTPMPASPVAVPRNASSPASAAPQYNIISGYTVSQMNQGNDGTGPFMGPEPSPARGSTISRESRPIRETQRGASHVARHGESMASPASVGQLANVISQAFQSQTDRIVAELRRANQVPTNVSVSFPPFPSTERVGVFVDVANLLYSARTQRLTIDFGKLLDFLRGNRRLVRAHAYCPTSPQPGDEQMFLQAVKGLGYRITTKNYKTFSSGAKKADLDLDLCMDVVRLVDGRAVDCIVLVSGDSDFMPMLDYCSDHGVRVEVAAFDESMSATLRQSCDLFINLAMLDEIRA, from the coding sequence GTGACAACAGAAAATACTCATCCCGACAACGGCGACATGCAGGCTTCCGCCGTTGAGCAATTGCCTGCCTCTGAAACCCCACCAACTTCAGATGTTGCAGAATCCGGCGGGGAACAGGTTGCCGCAACACAGTCCGGCACATCCGATAGCGTGCCGGAGCATGGAGGCCAGGCCGCTGGTTCTCCAACAGCGGAACATGATGAAAGGCATACTCAAAGTGAATTTGCCGGCACAGGCAGTTCAGATGTTGAACATCAAACCCCTGCCATAGATACAGCGAGCAGCAGCGAGCCATCTATTACACCTGCGGCACAGATGATGGCTGAAGAGATGTTCGCTACCACTTATCCTGACCAGGCTCTCTCGATGGCTGAAGGGGTTGTGCGCCCTTTCACCGATTTCATTGAAGAATTCCGCCAGACGGAAGTAAACTTTGGCTCCTTCGGACAAGAACCCGGCGCAGAGGCTTTTGCGGCGTTTCCTTCCATAGCCGAACCTGGTTCAACTCAATCCCCACCGGTTGACGAGGCCGCGGGCACTACAGCATTTGTACCTGAGCCGCCCACAGTGGAGGAAGAGCAGAAGGCCCCTGCCCAGGAAGCGAAACCTGTCACCAACAAAGAGCGCCCGGTGTCGCCTTTATTGCGCCCCGCCACGCGCACGCGCTCACGTCATGGCAGTAGCCGGCAGCGAGAAAGCGCCGCTGCCGCAACTCCTGAACGAGCCGGCGCGAGGCCTGCCCGAGGCGGTCAGGGTACTCAGGAGGAAAGAGATTTGAGTTCAGTCGCGCAAGATGCGCAAACATCCCCGGCGGCAGAATCCGCCCCTGCTATGCCTGGTGTTCCCCAGCAGGAACCCGCCACTACCGGAGTACCGGCAGAGGAACAGCCCAAACCCGCTCGCCGCTATCGCTTTGATCGACCGGCACCCACTTCTCCTGCTGTTCCAACACAGCATTCCGTGCAGCCTCGCCCGGAAGAAGGCAAAGAGAACCGCGCACCCGCTCGCTCGGAAAATGGACAGGCTCTCGAGCGTGAAGCGCAAGCAGCCCGGCAAAATGGCGGCGCTGCTCAGCATACCGAGCAACAAACTGCAAAACAGCCATCCACTCAGGAGCCGTCAGCCGTCAATGGCGAAGCTGCCGCGACTCCAACGCCAGCTCCCACTCCGGCTCATGGACGACGCCACGCGCAGGAACACCCGCATGAAAAGGAGAAGGGACAGCCATCTCTTGCATCCGCGGTCCAGGCCGATATGACACCTGCTACCGAAGGAGCGGAATCTGCTGCTCCTGTTGCTCAGGAGGTCCCACCTGAAGAACTGCCGCCGCTGGAATACTCGGAATTGCAGGCCGCCACTTCGCGCCGCCGCCGCCGCCGCCGTTCTGGCAACGCGAGCTCGCCGGCTGCCAGTACAACCTCTACTCCTGCTTCTGGTGTAGCAGGGAAACCGGCGCCATCCGAGCAGCCATCTCTGGGGAGTACAACGTCGGGGCTGGCGCAAGGACCAACACCGATGCCTGCATCTCCTGTAGCGGTGCCGCGTAATGCATCGTCACCCGCTAGCGCCGCGCCCCAGTATAATATCATCTCCGGCTACACCGTAAGCCAGATGAATCAAGGAAACGATGGAACAGGCCCATTCATGGGACCCGAGCCATCTCCCGCTCGCGGCAGCACGATATCACGAGAATCGCGACCCATTCGTGAAACGCAGCGCGGAGCGTCACACGTTGCTCGTCATGGCGAATCAATGGCTTCACCCGCCTCGGTCGGCCAACTGGCGAACGTCATCTCGCAGGCGTTTCAATCGCAGACAGACCGCATCGTAGCGGAACTGCGGCGCGCAAACCAGGTTCCAACAAACGTCTCCGTCTCCTTCCCGCCGTTCCCATCGACGGAGCGCGTGGGCGTATTCGTAGATGTTGCGAACCTGCTGTACTCAGCGCGCACGCAGCGCTTAACCATCGACTTCGGCAAGCTGCTTGACTTCCTGCGCGGCAATCGCCGCCTGGTGAGGGCGCATGCCTATTGTCCCACCAGCCCGCAGCCGGGCGACGAGCAGATGTTCTTGCAGGCCGTCAAGGGACTCGGCTATCGCATCACGACCAAGAACTACAAGACCTTCTCGAGCGGCGCGAAAAAGGCCGACCTCGACCTCGATCTATGTATGGATGTCGTGCGTCTCGTAGATGGCCGCGCCGTCGACTGCATCGTCCTGGTCAGCGGCGACAGCGATTTTATGCCCATGCTTGACTACTGCTCCGACCACGGGGTGCGTGTCGAGGTGGCAGCTTTCGATGAGTCGATGTCCGCTACATTGCGGCAGAGCTGCGATCTCTTCATCAACCTTGCCATGCTAGACGAAATCCGGGCATAA
- a CDS encoding BMP family ABC transporter substrate-binding protein, with protein sequence MRKTGGYASIATFLMLFAALLSACGSSSTNTGSGGGGSTPTAPAVTVALVTDIGGLNDQGFNHLAYLGYTKAMNQYHFASHIIQTQSQNDYVHNLTLAAQSAQMVIAVGFLMQTPLYQVAQQFPNVKFAIVDGCAVPNPNTGACQNLPNVAPLFFKEQEAGCLVGAIAGQMEVDGKAKVPNLLGKNTISAVGGLSIPPVNRYIAGYKYCAQKVDPSINVLVNYSQDFSDTAKCKDVALSQINQHSADIIFQVAGGCGVGALDAAYQKNVYGIGVDADQSYVHPDVITSALKRVDVAVYDIIDDAEKGTYSTFVSNYNSNPASVAFDIAHDGVGYATPTSAVPADAAAKAMDFENQIKAGTLVPPTTIP encoded by the coding sequence ATGCGAAAAACAGGCGGTTATGCCAGCATCGCAACATTCCTCATGTTATTTGCCGCGTTGCTTTCTGCATGCGGCAGCAGCAGCACAAACACCGGTTCAGGTGGTGGTGGCAGCACTCCTACGGCCCCTGCCGTAACAGTGGCGCTGGTAACGGATATTGGAGGCTTGAATGACCAGGGCTTCAATCACCTGGCCTACTTAGGCTACACCAAGGCCATGAACCAGTATCACTTCGCTTCGCACATCATTCAAACCCAGTCGCAGAATGATTATGTGCATAACCTGACTCTGGCAGCTCAGAGCGCGCAAATGGTCATTGCCGTGGGTTTCCTGATGCAAACCCCGCTCTACCAGGTTGCCCAGCAGTTCCCCAACGTGAAGTTTGCAATCGTTGATGGCTGCGCCGTACCGAACCCGAATACCGGCGCCTGCCAGAATCTCCCCAATGTTGCTCCATTGTTCTTTAAAGAGCAAGAGGCCGGGTGCCTGGTTGGAGCAATAGCCGGCCAGATGGAAGTCGATGGCAAGGCCAAGGTACCGAATCTCCTCGGCAAGAATACCATCTCTGCCGTGGGTGGCCTCTCCATTCCGCCCGTCAACCGCTACATTGCCGGCTACAAGTATTGCGCGCAGAAGGTTGACCCCAGTATCAACGTCCTGGTCAACTACTCGCAGGATTTCTCAGATACGGCGAAATGTAAAGACGTGGCGTTGAGCCAGATCAACCAGCACTCCGCCGATATCATCTTCCAGGTAGCAGGTGGATGCGGCGTCGGCGCCCTTGATGCAGCTTACCAGAAGAATGTCTACGGCATCGGCGTCGATGCTGACCAGAGCTATGTGCATCCCGATGTGATCACCAGCGCTCTCAAGAGGGTTGATGTTGCCGTCTATGATATCATCGATGATGCTGAGAAAGGCACCTATAGCACCTTCGTCAGCAACTACAACAGCAATCCGGCTTCAGTAGCGTTTGATATCGCTCACGATGGTGTCGGCTATGCAACGCCTACCAGCGCTGTTCCTGCCGATGCTGCTGCCAAGGCCATGGACTTTGAAAACCAGATCAAGGCCGGCACGCTTGTTCCGCCCACCACGATCCCGTAG
- a CDS encoding ABC transporter permease — protein sequence MAVQTKQSPPAPKLRPTPWLRKFTSAVGRPLFAFILAMIAGIIVIMITSQGSPGDRLSAALTAYQDLFVGSFGNAQNFSFTLVTVTPLILTSISVAIAFRAGLFNIGAEGQLAVGAMVAAIIAFKAPTWPGWALIPLMIVASMLAGAIWGGIVGILKAWRGAHEVVTTIMLNWIAFYVTDYLIEGPFKAPNQADQTDALPKQATFPTVAGAYNHTLGTFLPQITNPQQYPIDISIFIALLALVVYWFIVSRTTFGYEVRVIGQNPKAAKYAGIPTKRNIFLVMAIAGAFSGLAGSLHLMGQFPYQLIGSTFRIDPTGFDAIGVALLGRTTAIGVLLASLLFGGLLYGGSYMQLFANVPGDLVYIIQALVLFTIAAEFLPAIQRALPRGIFASRKPALVPPVEGATISDIPENDKNNGSTLQEGALTGPPGVVRGSPGEIESTGQASTAVDDSNRIAED from the coding sequence ATGGCCGTGCAAACAAAGCAATCGCCGCCTGCTCCGAAATTGAGGCCAACACCATGGCTGCGCAAGTTTACTTCCGCGGTCGGCCGTCCTCTCTTCGCATTTATCCTGGCGATGATCGCCGGCATCATCGTCATTATGATCACCTCGCAAGGCTCTCCCGGAGATCGATTGAGCGCGGCGCTCACTGCTTATCAAGACCTTTTTGTTGGTTCTTTTGGAAACGCGCAGAATTTTTCTTTTACCCTGGTCACAGTTACCCCGCTCATTCTTACCAGTATTTCCGTTGCGATTGCTTTTCGCGCCGGCCTTTTTAATATTGGAGCCGAGGGACAGCTGGCCGTAGGCGCCATGGTGGCAGCTATTATCGCCTTCAAAGCTCCCACGTGGCCAGGCTGGGCCTTGATCCCCTTGATGATCGTCGCCAGTATGCTGGCCGGCGCCATCTGGGGTGGTATCGTGGGCATACTGAAAGCGTGGCGCGGCGCCCACGAGGTCGTCACCACCATCATGTTGAACTGGATCGCATTTTATGTGACCGACTACCTGATAGAAGGGCCCTTCAAGGCGCCCAACCAGGCAGACCAGACCGATGCGCTGCCTAAGCAGGCTACCTTTCCCACCGTTGCCGGCGCCTATAATCATACCCTGGGCACCTTTCTGCCACAGATCACCAATCCCCAGCAGTATCCTATCGATATCAGCATCTTTATCGCCCTGCTTGCCCTCGTCGTCTACTGGTTTATCGTTTCCCGCACAACCTTTGGCTATGAGGTACGCGTGATCGGCCAGAATCCTAAAGCCGCTAAGTACGCCGGCATCCCCACGAAGCGCAACATCTTTCTCGTCATGGCTATAGCCGGAGCTTTCTCCGGTCTGGCGGGTTCGCTGCACTTGATGGGGCAATTCCCTTACCAACTGATTGGTTCCACCTTCCGTATTGATCCAACCGGATTTGATGCCATCGGCGTGGCCCTGCTTGGCCGCACCACTGCCATCGGTGTCTTACTCGCCTCACTACTTTTCGGCGGTCTCTTGTACGGTGGGTCATACATGCAATTATTCGCCAATGTGCCTGGTGATCTCGTCTATATTATTCAGGCCCTCGTGCTGTTCACCATCGCAGCCGAGTTTCTGCCCGCCATCCAGCGTGCTTTGCCCAGGGGAATATTCGCCAGCCGCAAACCCGCCCTCGTGCCACCCGTTGAAGGAGCAACCATCAGCGACATTCCCGAAAATGACAAAAATAACGGCAGTACCCTGCAGGAGGGAGCGCTAACCGGGCCCCCCGGCGTTGTCAGGGGCAGCCCTGGCGAAATTGAATCAACCGGCCAGGCCTCTACAGCAGTCGATGATTCAAATAGAATTGCGGAGGATTAA
- a CDS encoding ABC transporter permease, translating to MFFQVLFRVLGSSDLWQATLQFAALLVLPALAGVISERSGVVNIAMEGMMLTGAYVGVMSALATNNVFVGVLGAMIAGGVMALIHAVVSINFHANQIVSGLAVNIAALGLTNYLLLVQTNGQGVPHLVNALRLPIVTWGPLANIPFLGPVLFQQNIIFYVAIVILIATQFILFRTNVGLRIRAVGEHPQAADTAGVNVRLVRYLCVIAGGFLSGLAGAFLAMGIAGIFNSNMTAGAGYIALAAVIFGKYNPLGAGGACLIFGLGEALSTRLQDTGISPNLLSTLPYILTIIALVGLVGRTIPPAADGIPYDPGSE from the coding sequence ATGTTCTTTCAAGTGCTATTTCGCGTCCTCGGCTCCAGCGACCTCTGGCAGGCCACCTTACAGTTCGCAGCCCTGCTCGTCCTACCGGCCCTGGCAGGCGTAATCTCTGAGCGCAGTGGCGTCGTCAATATCGCCATGGAAGGCATGATGCTCACCGGCGCTTACGTGGGGGTAATGAGCGCGCTGGCAACAAATAACGTCTTCGTCGGCGTTCTCGGCGCTATGATCGCCGGAGGTGTTATGGCGCTCATTCATGCCGTCGTCTCCATCAACTTTCACGCCAACCAGATCGTCAGCGGCCTGGCCGTCAATATCGCCGCGCTAGGATTGACGAACTATCTGCTGCTTGTACAGACCAACGGTCAGGGCGTGCCACACCTGGTGAATGCCCTGCGCCTGCCGATTGTCACCTGGGGGCCGCTCGCCAATATACCTTTCCTGGGTCCCGTCCTGTTTCAACAGAATATTATCTTTTACGTGGCCATCGTGATCTTGATAGCCACCCAGTTCATCCTCTTCCGCACCAACGTCGGCCTGCGCATCCGTGCCGTGGGCGAGCATCCGCAGGCCGCCGATACAGCTGGAGTCAATGTCCGGCTCGTGCGCTATCTCTGCGTCATCGCCGGTGGCTTCCTTTCCGGCCTGGCAGGAGCATTCCTGGCGATGGGCATCGCCGGTATCTTCAACTCGAATATGACCGCGGGCGCGGGCTACATCGCGCTGGCAGCCGTGATTTTCGGCAAATACAATCCGTTAGGAGCCGGTGGGGCCTGCCTTATCTTCGGCCTGGGCGAAGCCCTCAGCACGCGCCTGCAAGATACCGGCATCTCACCCAACCTGCTCAGCACGTTGCCATATATACTGACCATCATCGCGCTGGTTGGCCTCGTCGGGCGTACCATCCCACCTGCCGCCG